One window from the genome of Kaistella carnis encodes:
- a CDS encoding AMP-binding protein translates to MNADQMFKESITQKEKFWAEQAEQIEWFKKPKHILTDDGENYPTWFAEGELNTCFLAVDKHVNDGFGDQVAIIYDSPVTNKIIKYTYSQVLEHVSKFAGGLKKLGLEKGDTAIIYMPMIPESVFAMLACARLGVTHSVVFGGFAPQELAIRIDDCQPKAIITASSGMEVSRRIPYLPFVKEAVSMSEHQPEHIVAFDRKLLGNRVDFKNDSSLVDFEKLMTESEPTDCVSVKSTHPLYILYTSGTTGKPKGVVRDNGGHAVAMKFSMQNIYGVKEGETFWAASDIGWAVGHSYSVYGPLINRNTTIIFEGKPVGTPDAGTFWRVIEEHKVSVMFTAPTAIRAIKKEDPEGKFIKKYDLSSLRTQFLAGERCDVATLDWYDEFVGVPAIDHWWQTESGWPMLGLMPGVEDVKIKRASAGKPIPGYDIKIFSEEGYELEPHHEGYLVIKLPLAPGAMMGIWGDPERFKFGYLSRFPGYYFSGDGAIKDEDGYVFVTGRVDDVINVAGHRLSTAEMEEVVSAHKEIAECCVVGIDDDLKGQIPFAIAVLKSGSEGDEKTLEKDLVLLVREKIGAVACMKNALVVNRLPKTRSGKILRKLIRTMLDGKEYQMPSTIDDESVVEELQLKMDEYKKKYL, encoded by the coding sequence TTGACAAACATGTCAATGATGGATTTGGGGATCAGGTTGCCATTATTTACGATTCTCCGGTGACGAACAAAATCATCAAATATACGTACAGCCAAGTTTTAGAACATGTTTCAAAATTTGCGGGCGGCCTGAAAAAATTAGGTTTAGAAAAAGGTGATACCGCGATCATTTATATGCCAATGATTCCCGAATCTGTATTTGCCATGTTGGCTTGTGCGAGATTAGGCGTTACCCATTCCGTTGTTTTTGGTGGATTTGCGCCACAGGAATTAGCCATCAGAATTGACGACTGTCAACCAAAAGCGATTATCACCGCAAGTTCCGGAATGGAAGTTTCCCGCAGAATTCCGTATTTGCCTTTTGTGAAAGAAGCAGTTTCGATGTCCGAACATCAACCAGAACATATTGTGGCTTTTGATAGAAAACTACTCGGAAATCGGGTTGATTTTAAAAACGATTCTTCATTGGTTGATTTTGAAAAGTTAATGACTGAATCAGAACCAACCGATTGTGTTTCCGTAAAATCTACCCATCCACTCTATATTTTGTACACTTCCGGCACTACTGGAAAACCAAAAGGCGTTGTTCGTGATAATGGCGGACATGCCGTTGCGATGAAGTTTTCAATGCAGAATATTTATGGTGTAAAAGAAGGTGAAACTTTTTGGGCAGCTTCTGATATTGGTTGGGCAGTTGGACACAGTTATTCGGTTTATGGTCCATTAATTAACAGAAATACAACGATTATTTTTGAAGGAAAACCAGTTGGAACTCCAGATGCCGGAACATTCTGGCGGGTTATTGAAGAGCACAAAGTTTCGGTCATGTTTACAGCACCAACCGCAATTCGTGCCATTAAAAAAGAAGATCCGGAAGGAAAATTTATTAAGAAATATGATCTCTCATCGTTGAGAACGCAGTTCTTAGCGGGCGAAAGATGTGATGTTGCAACGCTCGATTGGTATGATGAATTTGTGGGAGTTCCGGCAATTGACCATTGGTGGCAAACTGAATCAGGTTGGCCGATGTTGGGATTAATGCCGGGAGTTGAAGATGTTAAAATTAAAAGAGCATCCGCTGGAAAACCAATTCCGGGTTATGATATTAAAATTTTCAGCGAAGAAGGTTATGAACTCGAACCGCATCACGAAGGTTATTTGGTGATCAAACTTCCTTTGGCTCCAGGAGCGATGATGGGAATTTGGGGCGATCCGGAACGTTTTAAATTTGGATATTTATCCAGATTTCCTGGGTATTATTTTTCCGGAGACGGCGCCATTAAAGATGAAGACGGTTATGTTTTCGTAACAGGACGAGTTGATGACGTCATAAACGTCGCAGGTCACCGACTTTCTACCGCAGAAATGGAAGAAGTTGTGTCTGCTCACAAAGAAATTGCAGAATGTTGTGTGGTCGGAATTGATGATGATTTAAAAGGTCAAATTCCTTTCGCCATTGCGGTTTTAAAATCAGGTTCGGAAGGGGATGAGAAGACTTTGGAGAAGGATCTTGTTTTATTGGTTCGCGAAAAAATAGGCGCTGTGGCGTGTATGAAAAATGCTTTGGTGGTCAATCGTTTACCGAAAACGCGGTCTGGGAAAATTTTGAGAAAACTGATTCGGACGATGTTGGATGGAAAGGAATATCAAATGCCTTCGACGATTGATGATGAAAGTGTTGTGGAGGAATTGCAGTTGAAAATGGATGAATATAAAAAGAAGTATTTGTAA
- the acs gene encoding acetate--CoA ligase gives MKNYVIDDLPDYFKQYKKSIKNPKKFWDKVADENFVWYQRWSKVVDYNMEDAKIQWFKNAKLNITKNCIDRHLNERGDKTAIIFEPNDPKEEAQHISYSELRDRVCKMANVLRDQGVQKGDRVCIYLPMIPELAVSMLACARLGAIHSVIFAGFSANAVESRVNDCGAKMIICSDGSYRGTKSIDLKGIIDEAVEKCPTVEKVLVVKRTGGEVNMKEGRDLWLAPLYDKAPSDFISVIMDAEDPLFILYTSGSTGKPKGMLHTTAGYMVYTAYTFKNVFNYKENDIYWCTADIGWITGHSYILYGPLLNGATTVIFEGVPTYPEPDRFWEVIEKHKVTQFYTAPTAIRALAKESYEWVEKHDLSSLRVIGSVGEPINDEAWHWYNDHVGKKKCPIVDTWWQTETGGIMISPLPFITPTKPTYATLPLPGIQPVLMDDKRNEITGNQVDGNLCIRFPWPGIARTIWGDHQRYKETYFTAFPGKYFTGDGALRDEVGYYRITGRVDDVIIVSGHNLGTAPIEDSVNLHPAVAESAIVGYPHDVKGSALYGFVMLKDSGEDRDRDNLRKEINNVISDTIGPIAKLDKIQFVSALPKTRSGKIMRRILRKIAEGDFANFGDTSTLLNPEIVEEIKNEKI, from the coding sequence ATGAAAAATTACGTGATAGACGATTTGCCGGACTATTTTAAACAGTATAAAAAATCGATTAAAAACCCGAAAAAATTCTGGGATAAAGTGGCTGATGAGAATTTTGTGTGGTATCAACGGTGGTCCAAAGTGGTGGATTACAACATGGAAGACGCTAAAATTCAGTGGTTTAAAAATGCAAAACTTAATATTACAAAGAATTGTATCGACCGGCATTTGAATGAGCGTGGCGATAAAACAGCAATTATTTTTGAGCCGAATGACCCAAAAGAGGAGGCGCAACATATTTCCTACAGCGAATTGCGCGACCGGGTTTGTAAAATGGCGAATGTTCTGCGTGATCAGGGCGTTCAGAAAGGTGATCGGGTTTGTATTTATTTGCCGATGATTCCGGAACTGGCGGTTTCGATGTTGGCTTGTGCAAGATTGGGCGCGATTCACTCGGTGATTTTTGCAGGATTTTCGGCCAACGCTGTGGAATCCAGAGTCAACGATTGTGGAGCGAAAATGATCATCTGTTCGGATGGAAGTTACCGCGGTACAAAATCAATTGATTTAAAAGGAATCATCGATGAAGCCGTAGAAAAATGTCCGACCGTGGAAAAAGTTTTGGTCGTAAAAAGAACCGGCGGCGAGGTGAACATGAAAGAAGGAAGAGATCTTTGGTTGGCTCCTCTTTATGACAAAGCGCCTTCTGATTTTATTTCGGTGATCATGGATGCGGAAGATCCGCTGTTTATTTTATATACGTCCGGCTCGACTGGAAAACCGAAAGGAATGTTGCACACCACCGCTGGTTATATGGTTTATACAGCGTATACTTTTAAAAATGTTTTCAATTACAAAGAGAATGATATTTATTGGTGTACCGCCGATATCGGCTGGATTACAGGACATTCTTATATTTTGTACGGACCGTTATTGAATGGCGCAACAACGGTTATTTTTGAAGGCGTACCAACTTACCCTGAACCGGATCGGTTCTGGGAAGTGATTGAAAAACATAAAGTGACGCAATTTTATACGGCTCCGACAGCGATTCGTGCCTTGGCAAAAGAATCTTACGAGTGGGTTGAAAAACACGATTTGTCGAGTTTAAGAGTGATCGGATCTGTTGGTGAACCGATTAATGATGAAGCTTGGCACTGGTATAACGATCACGTCGGCAAGAAAAAATGTCCGATTGTTGATACTTGGTGGCAAACTGAAACTGGAGGAATTATGATTTCGCCCTTGCCTTTTATCACGCCGACGAAACCTACTTATGCGACTTTGCCGTTGCCGGGAATTCAGCCTGTTTTAATGGATGATAAGCGAAATGAAATTACTGGAAATCAAGTGGATGGCAATTTATGTATCCGTTTTCCGTGGCCGGGAATTGCTAGAACAATTTGGGGTGATCATCAACGATATAAGGAAACTTACTTCACGGCTTTTCCTGGGAAATATTTTACGGGAGATGGCGCTTTGAGGGACGAAGTTGGTTATTACAGAATCACCGGACGTGTCGATGACGTGATCATTGTTTCCGGACATAATCTGGGAACTGCACCGATTGAGGATAGTGTGAATTTACATCCAGCCGTGGCGGAATCTGCGATTGTCGGTTATCCACACGATGTGAAAGGAAGTGCGCTTTACGGTTTCGTGATGTTGAAAGACAGTGGCGAAGATCGTGACAGAGATAATTTGAGAAAAGAAATCAACAACGTGATTTCTGATACGATTGGACCGATCGCGAAACTGGATAAAATTCAGTTTGTTTCTGCCTTGCCAAAAACCCGCTCCGGGAAAATCATGCGTCGTATTTTGAGAAAAATTGCGGAAGGTGATTTTGCTAATTTCGGCGATACTTCTACGTTGTTGAATCCGGAGATTGTGGAGGAGATTAAGAATGAGAAAATTTAA